A window of the Eulemur rufifrons isolate Redbay chromosome 6, OSU_ERuf_1, whole genome shotgun sequence genome harbors these coding sequences:
- the POLD4 gene encoding DNA polymerase delta subunit 4 isoform X2, with product MGRKRLITDSYPVVKRREGPAGHCKGELAPELGEEPQSPNKDEAELELLRQFDLAWQYGPCTGITRLQRWHRAEKMGLEPPPEVHQVLKTHPGDPRFQFSLWHLYPL from the exons ATGGGCCGGAAGCGGCTCATCACTGACTCCTACCCTGTTgtgaagaggagggaggggcccGCTGGGCACTGCAAGGGGGAGCTGGCACCCGAGCTAG GAGAGGAGCCCCAGTCCCCCAACAAGGATGAAGCAGAGCTGGAGCTGCTGAGGCAGTTTGACCTGGCCTGGCAGTATGGGCCCTGCACAG GGATCACACGGCTGCAGCGTTGGCATCGGGCAGAGAAGATGGGCTTGGAGCCTCCTCCAGAGGTGCATCAGGTGCTGAAGACCCACCCTGGAGACCCCCGCTTCCAGTTCAG CCTCTGGCATCTCTATCCCCTGTGA
- the POLD4 gene encoding DNA polymerase delta subunit 4 isoform X1 — MGRKRLITDSYPVVKRREGPAGHCKGELAPELGEEPQSPNKDEAELELLRQFDLAWQYGPCTASGISIPCEVPPRTSCPWHSCWPPEDLRTEVRASCCRSPQLCCGGAFGSCIWKSLAKLLYLTNRLLEPF; from the exons ATGGGCCGGAAGCGGCTCATCACTGACTCCTACCCTGTTgtgaagaggagggaggggcccGCTGGGCACTGCAAGGGGGAGCTGGCACCCGAGCTAG GAGAGGAGCCCCAGTCCCCCAACAAGGATGAAGCAGAGCTGGAGCTGCTGAGGCAGTTTGACCTGGCCTGGCAGTATGGGCCCTGCACAG CCTCTGGCATCTCTATCCCCTGTGAGGTACCACCTAGGACCTCCTGCCCTTGGCACTCCTGCTGGCCACCTGAGGACCTCAGGACAGAAGTGAGAGCCAGCTGCTGCCGCTCACCTCAGCTCTGCTGTGGAGGAGCCTTTGGCAGCTGCATCTGGAAGTCTCTGGCTAAGCTCCTCTATCTAACCAACAGGCTCCTGGAGCCCTTCTGA